A genome region from Pseudomonas sp. N3-W includes the following:
- a CDS encoding heavy metal translocating P-type ATPase codes for MSDSQHTHKPETGHDHDHDHDHDHDHDHDHAHSHKLQPVQKQHDHGSHGDSCCSSNVAAPSLIKLSDKPTDGARLSSFRIDAMDCPTEQTLIQNKLGKLAGVQQLEFNLINRVLGVTHDLPSTAPIVEAIKSLGMQAEPLESGVEAPAPAPEKKPWWPLALSGIGALAAEVIHFTSAAPTWVVAVIALISILSGGLTTYKKGWIALKNLNLNINALMSIAVTGAVLIGQWPEAAMVMFLFTVAELIEAKSLDRARNAISGLMQMTPEQATVLQADGSWAELDVKSIELGARVRVRPGERIGLDGEVVSGSSTIDQAPITGESLPVEKTVGDKVFAGTINQAGSLEYTVTAAANNSTLARIIHAVEQAQGARAPTQRFVDQFSTIYTPVVFLLALAVAVIPPLFMGAVWFDWIYRALVLLVVACPCALVISTPVTIVSGLAAAARKGILVKGGVYLEGGYKLDYLALDKTGTITHGKPVQTDYLSLDPTADETAPAIAAALAGRSDHPVSLAIANAAVDKQFATLTVDNFEALAGRGVRGEINGQVYYLGNHRLVEELKLCSPALEEKLFALEKQGKSVVLLLDQSGPLALFAVADTVKESSREAIRQLHELGIKTLMLTGDNVHTARAIAAQVGIDEAKGDLLPTDKLQAIEALYAQGHRVGMVGDGINDAPALARAEIGFAMAAAGTDTAIETADVALMDDDLRKIPAFIRLSRQTSSVLKQNIALALVIKAIFLGVTFFGLATMWMAVFADMGVSLLVVFNGLRLLRK; via the coding sequence ATGAGCGATTCCCAACACACCCACAAGCCCGAGACTGGGCACGATCACGATCACGATCACGATCACGATCACGATCACGATCACGATCACGCACACAGCCACAAGCTGCAGCCTGTGCAAAAGCAGCATGACCACGGCAGCCACGGCGATTCCTGCTGTTCCTCCAACGTGGCGGCGCCTTCGCTGATCAAGCTCAGCGACAAGCCGACGGACGGTGCACGGCTGAGCAGTTTCCGCATCGACGCCATGGACTGCCCGACCGAGCAGACGCTGATCCAGAACAAACTGGGCAAGCTCGCCGGTGTGCAACAGCTGGAATTCAACCTGATCAACCGCGTGCTGGGTGTGACCCACGACCTGCCGAGCACTGCGCCTATCGTCGAGGCGATCAAGTCGCTCGGCATGCAGGCCGAGCCGCTGGAGTCGGGTGTCGAAGCCCCGGCGCCTGCGCCTGAGAAAAAGCCCTGGTGGCCGCTGGCGTTGTCCGGCATCGGCGCGCTCGCTGCTGAAGTCATTCACTTCACCAGCGCGGCGCCGACCTGGGTGGTCGCCGTCATCGCGCTGATCTCGATTCTCAGCGGCGGCCTCACCACCTACAAAAAGGGCTGGATCGCCCTGAAAAACCTCAACCTGAACATCAACGCACTGATGAGCATCGCCGTGACCGGTGCGGTGCTGATCGGGCAGTGGCCGGAAGCGGCGATGGTGATGTTCCTGTTCACCGTGGCCGAGTTGATCGAAGCCAAATCCCTGGACCGTGCGCGCAACGCCATCAGCGGCCTGATGCAGATGACGCCGGAGCAGGCCACGGTGCTGCAGGCCGATGGCAGCTGGGCTGAGCTGGACGTCAAAAGCATCGAGCTGGGCGCGCGAGTGCGTGTGCGTCCGGGCGAGCGCATTGGTCTGGACGGCGAAGTGGTCTCGGGCAGTTCGACCATCGATCAGGCGCCGATCACCGGTGAAAGCCTGCCGGTGGAAAAAACCGTAGGCGACAAAGTGTTCGCCGGCACCATCAACCAGGCCGGCTCGCTGGAATACACCGTCACCGCAGCGGCCAACAATTCAACACTGGCGCGGATCATCCACGCCGTCGAACAGGCCCAAGGCGCACGGGCACCGACCCAACGCTTTGTCGATCAATTCTCGACAATCTACACCCCGGTGGTGTTTCTCCTCGCGCTGGCAGTCGCCGTCATCCCGCCGCTGTTCATGGGCGCGGTGTGGTTCGACTGGATCTACCGGGCGCTGGTGCTGCTGGTGGTTGCCTGCCCGTGTGCGCTGGTGATTTCCACCCCGGTGACCATCGTCAGCGGCCTCGCGGCGGCAGCGCGCAAAGGGATTCTGGTCAAGGGCGGCGTCTATCTGGAGGGCGGTTACAAGCTCGACTACCTGGCGCTGGACAAGACCGGCACCATCACCCACGGCAAACCGGTGCAGACCGATTATCTGTCGCTCGATCCAACCGCCGACGAAACCGCACCGGCCATTGCCGCCGCGCTGGCCGGTCGTTCGGACCACCCGGTGTCACTGGCCATCGCCAACGCAGCTGTGGATAAACAATTCGCAACGCTGACTGTGGATAACTTCGAAGCGCTGGCCGGTCGCGGTGTTCGGGGTGAAATCAACGGTCAGGTGTACTACCTGGGCAACCACCGGCTGGTGGAAGAGCTGAAGCTGTGTTCGCCAGCGCTGGAAGAAAAACTGTTCGCGCTGGAGAAGCAGGGCAAGTCCGTGGTGTTGCTGCTTGATCAGTCCGGTCCGCTGGCGTTGTTCGCCGTGGCTGACACGGTGAAAGAGTCCAGCCGCGAAGCGATCCGCCAGTTGCACGAACTGGGGATCAAGACCCTGATGCTCACCGGCGACAACGTCCACACCGCCCGGGCGATTGCCGCGCAAGTCGGTATCGATGAGGCCAAAGGCGATCTGCTGCCGACCGACAAGCTGCAAGCCATCGAAGCCCTTTACGCCCAGGGCCATCGGGTGGGCATGGTCGGCGACGGCATCAACGACGCCCCGGCGCTGGCGCGTGCGGAGATCGGTTTCGCCATGGCCGCTGCCGGCACCGATACTGCCATCGAGACCGCCGATGTCGCCCTGATGGACGACGATCTGCGCAAGATCCCGGCATTCATCCGCCTGTCACGGCAGACGTCGAGTGTGCTCAAGCAGAACATCGCCCTCGCATTGGTCATCAAGGCGATCTTTCTTGGGGTAACCTTCTTTGGGCTCGCCACCATGTGGATGGCGGTGTTCGCCGACATGGGCGTCAGCCTGTTGGTGGTGTTCAACGGTTTGCGCCTGTTGCGCAAATAG
- a CDS encoding NRDE family protein yields MCLIVFAWRPGHALPLIVAANRDEFYARPSLPLASWPEAPQVHAGRDLEAGGTWLGVGANGRFAALTNIRDPHQPPARKSRGELVARFLSGEMSIDDYLTDVVGRSVEYAGFNLLLGNAHELWHFNARESGPVMLAPGVYGVSNAGLDTPWPKLLKARAALIEVLDDPRPEALLAILSDAQVASFAQLPDTGVGLATESLLSSVFIASPTYGTRASTALIVGADGTRHMVERSFGPYGGHLGEVALRV; encoded by the coding sequence ATGTGCCTGATTGTTTTCGCCTGGCGACCCGGCCACGCCCTGCCGCTGATCGTCGCAGCCAACCGCGACGAGTTCTACGCCCGGCCCAGCCTGCCCTTGGCCTCGTGGCCTGAAGCACCCCAAGTCCATGCCGGTCGCGACCTGGAAGCCGGTGGCACCTGGCTCGGTGTCGGCGCCAATGGCCGCTTTGCCGCCCTGACCAACATCCGCGATCCCCATCAACCGCCGGCGCGTAAATCACGGGGCGAACTGGTGGCGCGGTTTCTCAGTGGCGAGATGTCGATTGATGATTATCTGACCGATGTCGTTGGCCGCTCGGTTGAATATGCCGGGTTCAACCTGCTGCTCGGCAATGCCCATGAGCTGTGGCATTTCAACGCCCGGGAGTCAGGACCGGTGATGCTGGCGCCTGGGGTTTATGGCGTGTCGAATGCGGGGCTGGATACGCCGTGGCCCAAGTTGCTCAAGGCCAGGGCGGCATTGATTGAGGTGCTGGACGATCCGCGGCCTGAGGCGTTACTGGCGATTTTGAGCGATGCGCAGGTGGCGTCGTTTGCGCAGTTGCCGGATACGGGGGTCGGTTTGGCGACGGAGAGTTTGTTGTCGAGTGTGTTTATTGCCAGTCCGACGTATGGGACGCGGGCGAGTACGGCGTTGATTGTGGGTGCGGATGGGACGCGGCATATGGTCGAGAGGAGTTTCGGGCCGTATGGGGGGCATTTGGGGGAAGTGGCGTTGCGAGTTTGA
- the lgt gene encoding prolipoprotein diacylglyceryl transferase, giving the protein MLPYPQIDPVALAIGPLKIHWYGLMYLIGIGGAWLLASRRLNRFDPTWTKEKLSDLIFWLSMGVIVGGRLGYVLFYDLSAYIANPTLIFEVWKGGMAFHGGFIGVMIAAWWFGRRNGKSFFQLMDFVAPMVPIGLGAGRIGNFINAELWGKPTDLPWAMVFPPFSDPAQLPRHPSQLYQFALEGVALFLILWLFSRKPRPTMAVSGMFALFYGIFRFIVEFVRVPDAQLGYLAFGWVTMGQILCIPMIVAGLFLIWLAYHRQPKAPVTSAA; this is encoded by the coding sequence ATGCTGCCTTACCCGCAGATCGACCCGGTGGCACTGGCCATCGGTCCGCTGAAAATCCACTGGTACGGTCTGATGTACCTGATCGGCATCGGCGGCGCCTGGCTGCTGGCGTCCCGACGGCTCAACCGCTTCGACCCGACCTGGACCAAGGAAAAACTCTCCGACCTGATCTTCTGGTTGTCGATGGGGGTCATTGTCGGTGGCCGTTTGGGTTATGTGCTGTTTTACGACCTGAGCGCCTACATCGCCAACCCGACGCTGATTTTCGAGGTGTGGAAGGGCGGCATGGCGTTCCACGGTGGCTTTATCGGCGTGATGATCGCGGCCTGGTGGTTCGGTCGCCGTAACGGCAAGTCGTTCTTCCAGCTGATGGACTTCGTCGCGCCCATGGTGCCGATTGGTCTGGGCGCCGGGCGTATCGGCAACTTCATCAACGCCGAGTTGTGGGGCAAGCCAACCGATCTGCCGTGGGCGATGGTGTTCCCGCCGTTCAGCGACCCGGCGCAGCTGCCGCGTCACCCGTCGCAGCTGTACCAGTTCGCACTGGAAGGCGTCGCGCTGTTCCTGATTCTCTGGCTGTTCTCGCGCAAGCCGCGGCCAACCATGGCAGTGTCCGGCATGTTCGCGCTGTTCTACGGGATCTTCCGTTTCATCGTCGAATTCGTTCGCGTACCCGATGCGCAGCTCGGTTACCTGGCGTTCGGTTGGGTGACCATGGGCCAGATTCTGTGCATCCCGATGATCGTCGCCGGTCTGTTCCTGATCTGGCTGGCTTATCATCGTCAGCCAAAGGCTCCAGTGACTTCGGCCGCCTAA
- a CDS encoding thymidylate synthase: protein MKQYLDLVAHVIKNGTKQANRTGINTISFPGAMLRYDLKEGFPAITTRKMAFKSAIGEMCGFLRGVNNAAEFRALGCKVWDQNANENAQWLANPFRQGEDDLGEIYGVQWRKWPAYKQIPVSNKAAIEQTLGQGYRQIAEGEEDGQAYVVLYKAIDQIRQCVDTIIKDPGSRRILFHGWNVAQLDEMALPPCHLLYQFHPNVETREISLTLYIRSNDLGLGTPFNLTEGAALLSLIGRLTGYTPRWFTYFIGDAHVYENHLDMLNEQLTREPFPMPKLVISDRVPAFAETGVYQPEWLELIEPADFSLEGYQHHAPMTAPMAV, encoded by the coding sequence ATGAAGCAATATCTCGATCTGGTGGCGCACGTCATCAAGAACGGCACCAAACAGGCCAACCGTACCGGCATCAACACCATCAGCTTTCCTGGCGCGATGCTGCGTTATGACCTGAAGGAAGGCTTTCCGGCGATCACCACCCGCAAGATGGCCTTCAAATCGGCGATCGGCGAGATGTGCGGTTTTCTGCGTGGTGTGAACAACGCCGCCGAATTCCGTGCCCTGGGCTGCAAGGTCTGGGACCAGAACGCCAACGAGAACGCCCAGTGGCTGGCCAACCCGTTCCGTCAGGGCGAAGACGACCTGGGCGAGATCTACGGTGTGCAGTGGCGCAAATGGCCGGCATACAAGCAGATCCCGGTCAGCAATAAAGCCGCTATCGAGCAGACCCTGGGCCAGGGCTATCGCCAGATCGCCGAAGGCGAAGAAGACGGTCAGGCCTACGTGGTGTTGTACAAGGCGATCGACCAGATCCGCCAGTGTGTCGACACCATCATCAAGGATCCGGGCAGCCGCCGCATCCTGTTCCACGGCTGGAACGTCGCCCAGCTCGATGAAATGGCCCTGCCGCCGTGCCACCTGCTGTACCAGTTCCATCCGAATGTCGAGACCAGAGAGATTTCCCTGACCCTCTACATCCGCTCCAACGACCTGGGCCTGGGCACGCCGTTCAACCTCACCGAAGGCGCCGCGCTGCTGAGCCTGATCGGTCGCCTGACCGGCTACACGCCGCGCTGGTTCACCTATTTCATCGGCGACGCCCACGTCTACGAAAACCACCTGGACATGCTCAACGAACAGCTCACCCGCGAGCCGTTCCCGATGCCGAAACTGGTGATCAGTGATCGTGTGCCGGCGTTTGCCGAGACTGGCGTGTACCAACCGGAGTGGCTGGAGTTGATCGAGCCGGCCGATTTCTCGCTTGAGGGTTATCAGCACCACGCGCCGATGACGGCACCGATGGCGGTCTGA
- the cadR gene encoding Cd(II)/Pb(II)-responsive transcriptional regulator — MKIGELAKLTDCAVETVRYYERENLLPEPARSDGNYRVYTQAHAERLTFIRNCRTLDMTLEEIRSLLALRDSPRDQCENVNALIDEHIHHVKARIDGLLALQTQLLDLRQRCGEGADVEQCGILQRLEVSGGVVATEVEHSHVGRSHGH; from the coding sequence ATGAAGATCGGAGAACTGGCGAAACTCACCGACTGCGCCGTCGAAACCGTTCGGTATTACGAGCGCGAAAACCTGCTGCCGGAGCCGGCCCGCAGCGACGGCAACTACCGCGTCTACACCCAGGCCCACGCCGAGCGCCTGACCTTTATCCGCAATTGCCGCACGCTGGACATGACACTGGAAGAAATCCGCAGCCTGCTGGCCCTGCGCGACAGCCCGCGAGATCAGTGCGAAAACGTCAACGCGCTGATCGACGAGCATATTCATCACGTCAAAGCGCGGATCGATGGTTTGCTGGCCTTGCAGACACAACTGCTCGACCTGCGCCAACGCTGTGGCGAAGGGGCGGATGTTGAACAGTGCGGGATCTTGCAGCGGCTGGAAGTGAGTGGCGGGGTTGTGGCGACTGAGGTTGAGCATTCCCATGTTGGGAGAAGCCACGGGCATTGA
- a CDS encoding sulfite exporter TauE/SafE family protein gives MAFVLYLLLGACAGVLAGLFGVGGGIIIVPVLVFSFTLQGFDASILTHLAVGTSLATIIFTSVNAIREHHRRGAVRWPIFAWMTVGILIGAGFGALTAQAISGPNLQKIIGVFALVIAVQLMLDVKPKASRTVPGKVGLTLAGGVVGWASAIFGIGGGSLTVPFLTWRSVPMQQAVATSSACGLPIALASALSFMILGWHDPLLPAHSLGFVYLPALLGIALTSMYFARIGARLAHKLSPRLLKRLFAALLFCVGLNFLL, from the coding sequence ATGGCATTCGTACTCTACCTGTTGCTGGGCGCCTGTGCGGGCGTGCTGGCCGGGTTGTTCGGTGTCGGTGGCGGGATCATCATCGTGCCGGTGCTGGTGTTCAGTTTCACCTTGCAGGGCTTTGATGCGTCGATCCTGACTCACCTGGCAGTCGGTACATCGCTGGCGACGATCATCTTCACTTCGGTCAATGCCATTCGTGAACATCACCGCCGTGGCGCGGTGCGGTGGCCGATCTTTGCGTGGATGACGGTCGGTATTCTGATCGGCGCCGGGTTTGGCGCGCTGACTGCCCAAGCGATTTCCGGGCCGAATCTGCAGAAGATCATCGGCGTATTTGCCCTGGTGATTGCCGTGCAGCTTATGCTGGACGTCAAACCCAAGGCCAGCCGAACGGTGCCGGGTAAAGTCGGTCTGACCCTGGCAGGCGGCGTGGTGGGCTGGGCCTCGGCGATCTTCGGGATTGGCGGCGGTTCGTTGACCGTGCCGTTCCTGACCTGGCGCAGCGTGCCGATGCAGCAGGCGGTGGCGACGTCTTCGGCGTGCGGCTTGCCGATTGCCTTGGCAAGTGCATTAAGTTTCATGATTCTGGGCTGGCACGATCCGTTGCTGCCAGCCCATAGTCTCGGTTTTGTTTATTTGCCGGCGTTGCTGGGCATCGCGTTGACCAGCATGTACTTCGCCCGGATCGGGGCGCGCCTGGCGCACAAGTTGTCGCCGCGCTTGCTGAAAAGACTGTTCGCCGCTTTGCTGTTTTGCGTGGGCCTGAATTTCCTGCTCTGA